ATTTGAGCGGACGATTGTTGACGCCGCGCAACACGCGGCCCCGGCGACCATTGTCAAACAGCGCGTCCACGGCTTCCTGCAACATGCGCTTTTCGTTGCGCACGATGACTTCAGGCGCCTTGAGTTCGATCAGCTTCGACAGGCGGTTGTTGCGGTTGATGACGCGGCGATAGAGATCGTTCAAATCCGAAGTCGCAAAGCGTCCGCCATCGAGCGGCACCAACGGGCGCAGTTCGGGCGGAATAACTGGGATCACATCCAGGATCATCCAGTTCGGCTGGTTGCCCGATTTGCGGAACGAGTCCACGACCTTGAGCCGCTTCGAGAACTTGAGCTTCTTCTGCTGGCTCGTCTCGTTCTTCATCTTGTGGCGCAACTCTTCGGCCAGTTCGTCAATTTCGACGCGCTGCAACAGGTACTTGATCGCCTCGGCACCCATGCGGCAGACATCTTCATTGAACTTGCCGGGGAATTCCGTCTTGAGTTGGCGGTAGCGTTCGTCGCTCACCATCTCGCGCTCTTTCAGTGGCAAGCCGAGTTCGGCAATCTCTTTGGCGTCGGCGATGACGATGTAATTCTCGAAGTAGAGAACCTTTTCCAACTCGCGCAGCGGAATGTCTAGCAAGTGGCCGATGCGCGAGGGCAGGCCCTTGAAAAACCAAACGTGCGAGCACGGGCTTGCCAATTCGATGTGGCCTAGGCGTTCGCGGCGGACTTTGGCCTGCGTGACTTCGACGCCGCACTTATCGCAGACGACGCCGCGATGCTTCATGCGTTTGTACTTGCCGCACAAACATTCCCAGTCGGTGACCGGGCCGAAGATGCGCGCGCAAAACAAACCATCGCGTTCCGGTTTGAACGTGCGGTAATTGATGGTTTCCGGCTTGGTGACGTGCCCGTGCGACCACGCTTTGATCTTTTCGGGCGAAGCCAAGCTGATGCGGATGGATTTGAAATTCGGTACTAGAGTTTTTTCGCCAGCGTATTTGTACACAGCTTTTCTCCTATGAAAGATGCTAGGGGTTGGATGCTAGATGCTAGGAGCGGCCTTGAAAGTGTCCTAGCATCCAGCATCTGACATCCAGCATCTGCCCTACGCTTCCTGTAACTGCTCTTGCTGCAACTCGACGTCCAGGCAGAGCGATTGCAATTCGCGGATCAGCACGTTGAACGATTCGGGCAGGCCCGGCTCGAAATCCGATTCGCCTTTGACGATGGCTTCGTAAATCTTCGAGCGCCCGGCCACGTCGTCCGATTTGCACGTCAACAGCTCTTGCAGGATGTGCGCCGCGCCATAAGCTTCGAGCGCCCAAACCTCCATTTCGCCGAAACGCTGGCCGCCGAATTGCGCTTTGCCACCCAAGGGCTGTTGCGTAATCAGGCTGTAAGGGCCAATCGAACGCGCGTGAATCTTGTCGTCCACCAGATGCGAGAGTTTGAGCATATAGATGTACCCGACGGTCACCTTCTGCTCGAACGCATCGCCTGACAGGCCGTCATACAAGATCGTCTTGCCGGAATCATCCACCATCGTGGGCATGCCGCCTTCGTTCATGAGCTTGTCGTTGGCCTCGCGCAACAGGCGTTTGATCTCGCTTTCCGGCGTCCCGTCAAACACGGGCGTCGCAAAGCTCAAGCCCATCACCTTGGCGGCCCAACCCAGATGCGTTTCCAGAATCTGCCCCACGTTCATACGCGAAGGCACACCCAGCGGGTTGAGCACGATCTCGACCGGCGTACCATCGGGCAAGTACGGCATGTCTTCTTCAGGCAACACGCGGGCGATGACGCCCTTGTTGCCGTGACGGCCTGCCATCTTGTCGCCGACCGAAAGTTTGCGCTTCATCGCCACGAAGACCTTGACCATCTTGATCACGCCGGGCGCGAGTTCGTCGCCCTTCTTGATCTTGTCTATCTTCTCTTCGTAGAGATGTTCGAGAATCGCAATCTGACGCTCGGTGCGTTGTTCCAGGTCTTTGATCTCGGCGGAAACATCGCGCGCGCCACTGACTTCGATCTTCTTCAGCGCGTGAATGTCCACGCCTTCCAGCATCTCGCGCGTGAGCTTCGTGCCCTTGGCCGCGACGGTGACGTTGCGATAGACGAGGTCGGTTTCGACCTTGCGGCCATCCAGCAACTCGTAGATGCGTTTGTTGCGCTCTTCTTCGAGGATGCGGATTTCATCGTGCAGGTTCTTGCGCAGCTTCTCCTCTTCGGCGCTTTCGATGGCGATGCTGCGGATGTCCTTGTCCTGACCCTTGCGGGTGAAGACCTTGACGTCCACGACCGTGCCTTCGATGCCGGGCGGGCAGTTGAGCGAGGCGTCGCGCACATCGCCGGCCTTTTCGCCGAAGATCGCGCGCAACAATTTCTCTTCCGCCGTCAGTTGGGTCTCGCCTTTGGGCGTGACCTTGCCGACCAGAATCGAGCCGGGTTTGACGTGCGCGCCGATGCGGATGATGCCGGATTCGTCGAGGTCGCGCAGGGCGGCTTCGCCGACGTTCGGAATGTCGCGCGTGATCTCTTCGGGGCCGAGCTTGGTGTCACGGGCTTCGATTTCCAACTCTTCGATGTGAATCGAAGTGTAGTAGTCGCCCTTGACCATCTTCTCGGAAATCAGAATGGCGTCCTCAAAGTTGTACCCGCGCCACGGCATAAACGCGACCATCACATTGCGGCCCAGCGCGAGTTCGCCGCCCTCGGTGCAAGGGCCGTCGGCAATGACTTGGCCTTTGCGCACCTGATCACCGCTGCGCACGATGGGCTTTTGGTTGATGCAGGTGTTCTGGTTCGAGCGTTTGAACTTGATGAGCGGGTAGATGTCCGCCGTCACTTCGCGCGAGAGCGTGCCGTCCATATTGTGGTCGGCTTTGATGATGATGCGTTCGCTGTCCACCGTGTCCACGATGCCGTCGCGACGGGCGACGACCACCGCGCCCGAATCCTGGGCGGTGACTTTTTCCATGCCGGTGCCGACCAGCGGCGCTTCAGCGCGCAGCAGCGGCACGGCCTGGCGTTGCATGTTCGAGCCCATCAGCGCGCGGTTCGCGTCGTCGTTTTCGAGGAAGGGAATCAGTGACGCAGCGACCGAGACGAGTTGTTTCGGCGACACGTCCATGAATTCGACTTCGGGGCGCACAGCCAAGACGAATTCGCCGGCTTTGCGCGCGTTGACGCGCTCGCCGACGATGTAACCGGTGGCGTCGAGTTCGATGTTCGCCTGCCCGATGAGGTACTTGTCCTCTTCCCAAGCTGATAGATAGAAGGGCCAGGGTTCATAAGAAACCGGCTTTTTGTCAGCGCCGAGTTTCTTGTTGACCTTCTCGATCTCTTCCAGCGGAATGTGCTGGCCGGGTTTGTAGCTCGTATCGCCCGGATTGATGACCTTGATGTATTCGATCACACGCCCGTTCTCGACCTTGCGGTACGGCGATTCGATAAAGCCGAATTCGTTGATGCGCGCAAAGCACGAGAGTGACGAGATCAAACCGATGTTCGGACCTTCAGGCGTTTCAATCGGACAGATGCGGCCATAGTGCGTCGGGTGTACGTCACGGACTTCGAATCCCGCGCGTTCACGCGACAGACCACCTGGCCCAAGCGCCGATAAGCGGCGTTTGTGCGTAATCTCGGACAGCGGATTGGTCTGATCCATGAACTGCGAGAGCTGTGACGAACCGAAGAACTCGCGCACCGCTGCCGTCACCGGCTTGGCGTTGATCAAGTCGCGCGGCATCGCCGTCTGCATCTCTTGATGGATGGACATTTTCTCTTTGATCGCGCGTTCCATACGCACCAGGCCGAGCCGGAATTGATTTTCCAGCAATTCGCCCACCGCGCGCACGCGGCGATTGCCCAGGTGGTCAATGTCATCATCGCCGTAATAAACCAACCGCCCGTCTTCCATCGTGACGGGTTCGTTGCGCAGGCCCAGCTTCTTCAGCTTCAGCACATATTCGATCACGTCGAAAAAGTCCGAAGGCGAAAGCAGCGGATCGTCCAGGCGCGCACGGTCGGGACGGCCCATCTTGATGTTGAACTTCAAACGGCCCACACGCGAGAAATCGAATTTGCGCGCGTCGAAAAACATCCCGTGGAAAAGCGCATTTGAGGTGTCCAGCGTGGGCGGATCACCTGGCCGCATCTTGCGGTAGATTTCAATCAGCGCCTCTTGCGGCGTCTTGATCGCGTCTTTGCGCACAGTCTGGCTCAACGTCGGCCCGGCGTCGTCCTTTTCAGGAAAGAAAATCTCAAGCGAGTCAATGCCGGCTTCCACGATCTTGGCGATGGTTTCGGCGGTCAACTCGGTGTTGCTCTCAGCCAAGACTTCGCCATCGCTGGTGTTGACCAGATCGTTGAGGGTGAAGGCGCCTTCCAGGTCATGAACTTTGACCTCGACTTCCTTGACATGCGCTGTTTGAAGCGCTTCAAAGGCTGACGAAGTGATCTTCTTGCCGCTCTTGACGATCACGTTGCCCTTGGCGTCAGCGATGTCAGAGGACGCGCGCGTTCCCAGCAGGCTCTTGCTGACCTCCCAGAAAAGCTGGCCCTTGTTCACCCGGACTTTGTCTATGGTGTAAAACTTCCGCAGTATGTCCTCGTCCGTTTTCAGGCCCAACGCACGCAGGAAGATCGAAGCCAGGAACTTGCGTTTACGGTCAATGCGCACATACAGCAGGTTCTTGACGTCATATTCGAATTCAACCCACGAGCCACGATAGGGAATGATCTTCGCCAGGAAATAGGTGTTGTTGGCGGCTTTCTCAAAGAAGACGCCAGGCGAACGGTGAAGCTGCGAAACGATGACGCGTTCGGTGCCGTTGATGATGAACGTGCCGTTGTCCGTCATCAGCGGCAGGTCGCCGAAATAGACCTCTTCTTCCTTGATGTCGCGGATGGATTTCTGCGCGGTTTCTTCGTCCTTGTCCCAGACGGTCAGTCGAATCTTGACGTGCAACGGCACGCTGTAGGTCATGCCGCGTTCCTGGCATTCGTGCACATCGTATTTGTGCTTCAAGCCCACCGGCTCACCGCAATTATCGCAGGTGATGACCAGATTCTTGTTGTACGAACCGCAAGAGTGGCAAATGATGTCATCGCTGGAAAGCGGATTGACCCGAATCACCTGGCCGCACTGCTTACAATTGGAGCGCAGGTGATGCAGTCCTTGCAATTGGCCGCATTTGCACGTCCAGTTGCCAATGCGGAACTCGACGAATTCCAGCGACGAGGTATCGCGGAAATCCGAAATCGGAAAGGTGGATTTGAAAACCGCCTGTAAGCCGACGAGGTCGCGCTCGTTAGGCAGTAAGTCCATCTGCAAGAAGCGCTCGTAACTCTCACGCTGAACCTCGATGAGGTTCGGAATCCGCACGGTCGTGCGAATCTTTGAGAAGTCGAACCGCTCCGGCTTTGCGCCGTTCGTGCTGCTCCTGCCTGTCTCGTTATGTGCCGTGATCTCAATAGACATTGTGGGTATCCTTCAATGCTAATGTTGGTATTGCTCAAGAGTGCCCTACCAAAGTTGGCGCTGCTGGTTGGTAAACGCGCTGTGAAGCTGATGATGCTCAGCCGTAATTAACAATTGCCCGCTGGCTTAAATCATCCATGCCAGAATGAGTTGCGTGATCTGAAAGAACTTTGGAAACGACAAAAGGCGGCGAGGCACAAATAGTCCCTCGCCGCGTTTGGCGGTGTTTTTATAATTTTGCCGAATTTGATGTCCTTGAAACTTGCCGATGCCAATATCCCGTGGGATGCCCGAAAACCGCTTGTCCAAAGCCCGCAAGCGGCAAGTCAATTGTTCCGTTTCCAACGTCCGTCCTTTACTTGCGAAGCAGTCTTGTACCACAAGAC
This genomic interval from Acidobacteriota bacterium contains the following:
- the rpoB gene encoding DNA-directed RNA polymerase subunit beta, which encodes MSIEITAHNETGRSSTNGAKPERFDFSKIRTTVRIPNLIEVQRESYERFLQMDLLPNERDLVGLQAVFKSTFPISDFRDTSSLEFVEFRIGNWTCKCGQLQGLHHLRSNCKQCGQVIRVNPLSSDDIICHSCGSYNKNLVITCDNCGEPVGLKHKYDVHECQERGMTYSVPLHVKIRLTVWDKDEETAQKSIRDIKEEEVYFGDLPLMTDNGTFIINGTERVIVSQLHRSPGVFFEKAANNTYFLAKIIPYRGSWVEFEYDVKNLLYVRIDRKRKFLASIFLRALGLKTDEDILRKFYTIDKVRVNKGQLFWEVSKSLLGTRASSDIADAKGNVIVKSGKKITSSAFEALQTAHVKEVEVKVHDLEGAFTLNDLVNTSDGEVLAESNTELTAETIAKIVEAGIDSLEIFFPEKDDAGPTLSQTVRKDAIKTPQEALIEIYRKMRPGDPPTLDTSNALFHGMFFDARKFDFSRVGRLKFNIKMGRPDRARLDDPLLSPSDFFDVIEYVLKLKKLGLRNEPVTMEDGRLVYYGDDDIDHLGNRRVRAVGELLENQFRLGLVRMERAIKEKMSIHQEMQTAMPRDLINAKPVTAAVREFFGSSQLSQFMDQTNPLSEITHKRRLSALGPGGLSRERAGFEVRDVHPTHYGRICPIETPEGPNIGLISSLSCFARINEFGFIESPYRKVENGRVIEYIKVINPGDTSYKPGQHIPLEEIEKVNKKLGADKKPVSYEPWPFYLSAWEEDKYLIGQANIELDATGYIVGERVNARKAGEFVLAVRPEVEFMDVSPKQLVSVAASLIPFLENDDANRALMGSNMQRQAVPLLRAEAPLVGTGMEKVTAQDSGAVVVARRDGIVDTVDSERIIIKADHNMDGTLSREVTADIYPLIKFKRSNQNTCINQKPIVRSGDQVRKGQVIADGPCTEGGELALGRNVMVAFMPWRGYNFEDAILISEKMVKGDYYTSIHIEELEIEARDTKLGPEEITRDIPNVGEAALRDLDESGIIRIGAHVKPGSILVGKVTPKGETQLTAEEKLLRAIFGEKAGDVRDASLNCPPGIEGTVVDVKVFTRKGQDKDIRSIAIESAEEEKLRKNLHDEIRILEEERNKRIYELLDGRKVETDLVYRNVTVAAKGTKLTREMLEGVDIHALKKIEVSGARDVSAEIKDLEQRTERQIAILEHLYEEKIDKIKKGDELAPGVIKMVKVFVAMKRKLSVGDKMAGRHGNKGVIARVLPEEDMPYLPDGTPVEIVLNPLGVPSRMNVGQILETHLGWAAKVMGLSFATPVFDGTPESEIKRLLREANDKLMNEGGMPTMVDDSGKTILYDGLSGDAFEQKVTVGYIYMLKLSHLVDDKIHARSIGPYSLITQQPLGGKAQFGGQRFGEMEVWALEAYGAAHILQELLTCKSDDVAGRSKIYEAIVKGESDFEPGLPESFNVLIRELQSLCLDVELQQEQLQEA